The following coding sequences are from one Nicotiana tabacum cultivar K326 chromosome 1, ASM71507v2, whole genome shotgun sequence window:
- the LOC142163178 gene encoding uncharacterized protein LOC142163178, with protein MCRMNTNANESFTILNEVPLQLHMWWNDLGKGNKEIVARILGGLVGLLNVKPKSDVIEALIPFWDPTRNVFRFGGFELTPTLEEVAGYAGLNGNLRGQYLLSPRPVSPHKFLDLLNISRSVQNDDLSGGCCTLQFLYQRYGNPRGFEEPNLGLTHAGNRSKWEARRTLAFITTFLGIVICPQVDKKIETGLVGMVDVAIKRADSTIVPLILSEIYRALTVCREGGHFFQGCNLLLQLWMREHLCHRAGYMNYGLTWLSCIEEFEKRVRGIAFLEGTEAWLIRLRSLTVDQIEWAFGWLPVTEVIYMSAGECHILLIGVRSIQPYAPHRVLRQLGRFQVIPKDENLSKHVIELSPRATFPEDKIRKLWNECRFLEPKTMVRDLAKGEVDPKYNAWFGKRFQIL; from the coding sequence atgtgcaggatgaacacaaATGCAAATGAATCTTTCACCATACTTAATGAGGTCCCCCtccagctccacatgtggtggaatgatctgggaAAAGGGAACAAAGAAATAGTGGCTAGAATCCTGGGAGGTCTTGTCGGTCTACTAAATGTCAAGCCAAAGTCGGATGTCATCGAGGccttaataccattttgggacccgacccgcAATGTGTTTCGCTTTGGGGGTTTTGAGCTTACACCCACACTGGAGGAAGTCGCGGGTTATGCGGGTCTGAATGGAAATCTGAGGGGTCAATATTTGCtgtcaccaagaccggtatctccgCACAAATTTTTGGATTTGCTAAACATCAGCCGGAGTGttcagaatgatgatttgtcgggAGGATGTTGCACTCTTCAGTTCCTATATCAGCGTTATGGTAATCCTCGGGGTTTCGAAGAACCAAATCTGGGACTAACCCATGCTGGGAACAGAagtaaatgggaagcaagacgaacCTTGGCGTTCATAACAACATTCTTGGGAATCGTGATTTGTCCACAAGTagataagaaaatagagacaGGTCTCGTGGGGATGGTTGATGTTGCAATTAAAAGGGCAGATAGCACTATAGTTCCCCTGATTTtgtcagaaatttaccgagcacTGACTGTTTGTAGGGAGGGAGGACATTTTTTCCAAggttgcaatttattacttcaattGTGGATGCGAGAACATCTGTGCCACCGGGCGGGGTACATGAACTATGGGCTGACTTGGTTAAGCtgtatcgaagaatttgaaaagcGGGTAAGGGGTATTGCATTTCTTGAGGGTACCGAAGCTTGGCTCATACGACTGAGGTCATTGACTGTCgatcaaattgaatgggcatttgggtggttgcctgTTACCGAGGTGATATATATGTCAGCAGGAGAGTGTCATATTCTTTTAATAGGTGTTCGGAGTATCCAACCGTATGCTCCCCATCGGGTACTACGCCAACTGGGAAGGTTTCAAGTCATCCCCAAAGATGAAAACTTGAGCAAGCACGTCATTGAGTTAAGTCCGAGAGCCACATTCCCGGAAGATAAAATTCGCAAATTGTGGAATGAATGTCGGTTCCTCGAGCCTAAGACTATGGTCCGAGATCTGGCTAAAGGTGAGGTGGACCCGAAGTATAATGCGTGGtttgggaaaaggttccagattctcTAA